Proteins from one Carassius auratus strain Wakin linkage group LG28B, ASM336829v1, whole genome shotgun sequence genomic window:
- the LOC113067535 gene encoding uncharacterized protein LOC113067535: MIYGSFVRIFLLGKSVSDNSGVGNFILGRAAFDSEAPPDVVERVGGRLKDRHVIIINSPQLLQTHLSLHQITQTVRECVNLSDPGPHAFILVLQCEDIIEKDIRRVNYVMKEFSEEAMRRTIVITTDKDTDKRASVRANELTEQLTAGCGGGHLKFDNEKEIFRSGISQCLEKILRENREEFLICELYDNAEETSVVEEQSSSVGSVRTKEQKEGSYKHDDGKRKDNNTGIKEAKGCIVLLKEVTTIRECHCHEGVYVILDFPAEHWPEHYTASGLHLPIVHPAAICFPGGASVTRQQKLNLVLWGSDDSLKTSVSKLIRGIKKHERERRSECVRRDVELHGRLVSLLELPALCNTRHSEEEVMRQTLRCVSLCHPGVHAFLLIIPDAPLTSEDKAEMEEIQRIFSSRIKKHIMVLRIKEKNVISKLIGKIGLFHSSATESSLQSFEGHQFVLENSSQVPDLLQDVENMVQENRGRCYTTYMCFQAQVELERSKCTSQIEEVRRSVMKTAGVTRIDDDDDDDLRIVLLGKTGVGKSATANTILSRNDFVSKLTSRSVTRECQKETSEFDSREITVIDTPGLFDTGVDNVETRKEIVKCISMAAPGPHVFLLVIQLGRFTQEEKDAVKMIQETFGEKSRMYTMVLFTRGDDLRGARIEDFVEDDDSLKNLIQQFGKRYHVFSNTETKDQTQVSELLEKIDCMLAANGGSFYTSEMFQQVEKNIREEQDRIMKEKEEEIKRTEEELKAKYEAEIEEIKKEKERERQEMQNELRKRGEEFKKREEEIKKETNENLRKELQRKLKEKQKEFEEGNKIKEKASEEQQQNIVKYLEEKHEKEKQKLQKRTERKTRKQAECEYREKLEQEVAKALEEAEEKLPISAKRARDWSQCIPGIGGAAGGLVGSLEEFVRWITQCRAHFR, translated from the exons ATGATTTATGGCTCATTTG TGAGGATTTTTCTGCTGGGGAAGAGTGTGTCAGATAACAGTGGAGTGGGAAACTTCATTTTAGGACGAGCAGCGTTTGACAGTGAAGCTCCTCCTGATGTTGTGGAGAGAGTCGGAGGAAGATTGAAGGACAGACATGTGATCATCATCAACAGTCCTCAGCTGCTCCAGACACATTTGTCACTCCATCAGATCACACAGACAGTAAGAGAGTGTGTTAATCTGTCTGATCCAGGACCCCATGCATTCATTCTAGTACTACAGTGTGAAGACATCATTGAGAAGGACATCAGAAGAGTGAATTATGTCATGAAAGAATTCAGTGAAGAGGCGATGAGACGCACTATAGTGATCACGACTGATAAAGACACTGATAAAAGGGCCTCTGTGAGAGCAAATGAATTAACTGAACAGTTAACTGCAGGGTGTGGAGGAGGACATCTTAAGTTTGATAATGAAAAGGAGATATTTCGCTCTGGAATATCCCAGTGTTTAGAGAAGATACTTAGAGAAAACCGTGAAGAATTTCTCATCTGTGAGCTGTATGATAATGCTGAAGAAACATCAGTGGTTGAAGAGCAGAGCAGTTCTGTAGGTTCAGTCAGAACTAAGGAGCAAAAGGAAGGTTCTTATAAACATGATGATGGAAAACGCAAAGACAATAATACAGGGATAAAGGAAGCAaaag GCTGTATTGTCCTGCTGAAAGAGGTCACCACCATTAGGGAATGCCATTGCCATGAAGgggtgtatgt GATCCTAGATTTTCCAGCAGAACATTGGCCAGAGCATTACACTGCCTCTGGCCTCCACCTTCCCATAGTGCATCCTGCTGCCATCTGTTTCCCAG gtGGTGCAAGTGTCACTAGACAACAGAAACTGAACTTAGTGCTATGGGGAAGTGATGATTCACTGAAGACTTCCGTATCCAAGCTTATAAGAGGGATTAAgaaacatgagagagagagaagatcagAGTGTGTGAGGAGAGACGTGGAGCTTCATGGACGTCTGGTCAGTCTGCTGGAGCTTCCAGCTCTGTGCAACACTCGGCACTCAGAAGAGGAAGTGATGCGTCAGACTCTccgctgtgtgtctctctgtcatcCTGGAGTTCATGCTTTCCTCCTTATTATTCCTGATGCTCCATTGACCAGTGAAGACAAAGCAGAAATGGAGGAGATCCAGAGGATATTCAGCTCAAGAATCAAAAAACACATCATGGTCCTCAGAATCAAAGAGAAAAACGTGATTAGTAAACTAATTGGTAAAATCGGTCTGTTTCATTCTTCGGCTACTGAGTCATCTCTTCAGTCATTTGAAGGTCACCAGTTTGTTCTGGAGAACAGCTCACAGGTTCCTGATCTACTGCAAGATGTAGAGAACATGGTACAAGAGAATCGAGGAAGATGCTACACGACCTACATGTGCTTTCAGGCACAAGTAGAACTGGAGAGAAGTAAATGCACATCTCAAATAGAGGAAGTGAGAAGATCTGTGATGAAAACAGCAG GTGTTACAcgcattgatgatgatgatgatgatgatttgagGATTGTGCTGCTGGGAAAGACAGGAGTTGGAAAGAGTGCAACAGCAAACACTATACTGTCAAGAAACGATTTTGTTTCTAAATTAACTTCACGGTCAGTGACCAGAGAATGTCAGAAAGAAACCTCTGAGTTCGACAGCAGAGAGATAACTGTGATCGACACTCCAGGCCTGTTTGATACTGGAGTTGATAATGTTGAGACCAGGAAGGAGATTGTGAAGTGCATCTCAATGGCGGCTCCGGGTCCACATGTGTTTCTGCTGGTGATTCAACTGGGACGATTCACTCAAGAGGAGAAAGATGCAGTGAAGATGATCCAGGAGACTTTTGGAGAGAAATCCAGAATGTACACCATGGTGCTTTTCACCAGAGGAGATGATCTTAGAGGAGCAAGAATTGAAGATTTTGTTGAAGATGATGATAGCTTGAAGAACCTCATACAGCAGTTTGGAAAGAGATACCATGTGTTCAGTAACACTGAGACTAAAGATCAGACGCAGGTTTCTGAGCTGCTGGAGAAGATTGACTGTATGCTGGCAGCTAATGGAGGGAGTTTCTACACCAGTGAGATGTTCCAGCAGGTGGAGAAGAACATCAGAGAGGAACAAGACAGAATcatgaaagagaaagaagaagagatcaagagaacagaagaAGAACTGAAAGCCAAATATGAAGCAGAAATTGAAGAAATTaagaaagaaaaggagagagaacGACAAGAGATGCAGAATGAACTGAGAAAAAGAGGAGAGGAatttaaaaagagagaggaagagatcaAGAAAGAAACAAATGAGAATCTGAGAAAAGAGCTACAGAGAAAACTGAAAGAGAAGCAGAAGGAATTTGAAGAGGGGAATAAAATCAAAGAAAAGGCTTcagaagaacaacaacagaaCATCGTAAAATACCTGGAAGAAAAacatgagaaagaaaaacaaaagctcCAGAAGAgaactgaaagaaaaacaagaaaacaagcaGAATGTGAATATCGCGAAAAACTTGAGCAAGAAGTGGCCAAAGCTTTAGAAGAAGCTGAAGAAAAGCTCCCGATCTCTGCAAAGCGCGCTCGTGACTGGAGTCAGTGTATTCCTGGTATTGGAGGAGCTGCTGGAGGTTTAGTTGGTTCTCTTGAAGAATTTGTGCGTTGGATCACTCAGTGTCGAGCTCACTTTAGATAA
- the LOC113067748 gene encoding LOW QUALITY PROTEIN: interferon-induced very large GTPase 1-like (The sequence of the model RefSeq protein was modified relative to this genomic sequence to represent the inferred CDS: inserted 1 base in 1 codon), producing the protein MKQNCCMYKLRLMKNLGSLLPNIRGDVMKETALIDLLQEHAASPFRRRDLSHWLKERERESEIIKTVLRQLKDYGAQVEVKIDAILMDLEVGNLVSYTFTSLKHSDVLFLQQTAFLSPSAQGETEEKSLDSKQTHWLTPEIKKSMRSYLEIFKNLIDSKDRKPAKFIVSSKEMEDNPGSCILLYENGCDKALCFIPPSKPACPVTEEVKGQSMVLKVVPSSCPSTVELRLLYKPKQDTVWRSEAVLKDQHTVTLIDLREGTVFEIKCAAVGKLNYTVYSDVISVTTERKSKNTGTTGIKAEKIDNLFHRLHLGDRHHNKLRAADVLQITKHSLQSQESCAEENLVQIFVQKLLMMDYRARYFKAKENNEKDHTQQQDYDPSKDEGDIFIEMSLSSDRKSHSERIHPMDVQMAVFHCADGFLKQLMVTKLSQCQYALPLLVPDPFTKQIEFPLWTFRQISKSWKMRNNNNETISKSQPIYKAQTPMVFFFRFGSVSSSKSQLMNSLINEKHNTFFHRNCPGSSRTRVLMDGVVEIAWFCPSGTNDDKFTDCVAFCNLHXDAGDHEKQLQILTEMASVNVVLLPRLDRNDRNMKQLDELHKASKPLICLFTEDETAVTVLKEKYRIGLKNRNQSDVSEELRRAIKNCLSESSSTFRLSDLSKNSDIRVDEEEDDDCRRGREAAQQMMSLLENKDLTEIKETFLPHQGKLGHQWSQKNKELHRPQKDEIEMDISRKQTDLKKIREQQHASDISEFVKLFIKEMNTGAEHEIIFFVKWIGILLDEYISADLSALHHKYNEKWSTVLTMNDSKNTTVQIDLEQISEDLQTATFGLEHIIREIGQIYESCSSVKKNKKDLQVHFSSLPSFAAEMMISGFPLELMDGDAAHVPVIWISAVLDELVQKLGDQRVFVLSVLGVQSSGKSTMLNAMFGLQFAVSAGRCTRGAFMQLVRVSDEMKTQMKIDYILVVDTEGLRALELTGRSTRDHDNELATFVVGIGNLTLINIFGENPSEMKDILQIVVQAFMRMKKVRLNPSCVFVHQNVSDVTAGEKNMEGRRRLQEKLDEMTKLTAKEEEFDADCFSHVTKFDIQNDVKYFAHFWEGRPPMAPPNPKYCDNIQELKETIVDFASKSHGMRLIDLKVRIKDLWEALQKEQFVFSSSFNALEIAAYRILEPEYSKWSWSLCSAMMETENNLHNKIENQVIHEVKETDLKRELKKTNEEVKKSMSEFFEKVRDKDKLIQWKASFDLRIKELQENIVRETKRKLNGILQQRDLKKKIDAQRTHYENSLYEKSKELALKFKDKANNEEKLKKEFDSFWEQRLNKILTEIPPIKDIDIMTDLKQILTGIYKSAHHYSERCDIFTVLTYSEYVLFRKSSKRVKETHGFTQILSPADEAQIRSLVTDVVQQTDKMIQSFNISKMGYNISCVQKLTGYIKTRVTEHQTVQMKYVFKINFFMDLVLSICKRANKKITDQHRLFRETNDPVMYVEKKREEYYSIFQKYCQGATSSAIFGEFICQKLKEPIEQSVYKKTARDLADEMRSNCESLNGSRANWEKDILKTLAEEEDFDKYMNYIHNPRDHFKSFIRDKVSQYITGQFSDSVLPKMKENIKLLQKKIIKAAHESTKHVQEKRGNESTEHVQVNSGDVSLWLKSFTQQLSDELIFSEKDLSGVKHDDVDVKLIEDVMEKSLSVMSEISGNFNTKTFPVKLDFKFRPDELLIDHFCWCCWAQCPFCTNTVENHDGDGTKGWHFSQSQYLCAVICTELVACDQDFYEPDGTLPLREHRRAGGVYADWSITPDLSELPYWKWFLYRFQKDLEKYYNKTFDGYGKIPDEWKKYSKQDAIESLGQCI; encoded by the exons ATGAAGCAAAACTGCTGCATGTACAAGTTGAGACTCATGAAGAATCTCGGCTCTTTGCTGCCAAACATCCGTGGAGACGTGATGAAGGAAACTGCACTGATTGATCTTCTACAGGAACATGCCGCGTCTCCATTCAGAAGACGGGATCTTTCACATtggctgaaagagagagaaagagagtctgAGATCATAAAAACAGTCCTCCGACAGCTGAAGGATTATGGTGCACAGGTGGAAGTCAAAATAGATGCCATCTTGATGGATCTGGAGGTTGGGAATCTGGTCAGTTACACATTCACATCATTGAAACACTCAGatgtgctttttcttcaacaaACTGCCTTTCTGAGTCCGTCAGCACAAGGAGAAACTGAAGAGAAGAGCCTTGATTCCAAGCAAACACATTGGCTCACTCCTGAGATCAAAAAGTCTATGAGGAGTTATTTGGAGATATTTAAGAACTTAATTGATTCAAAAGACCGTAAACCAGCCAAGTTTATTGTGTCCTCAAAGGAAATGGAGGATAATCCTGGTTCCTGCATTCTTCTGTATGAAAATGGATGTGATAAAGCTCTCTGCTTTATTCCTCCATCCAAACCAGCCTGTCCAGTCACtgaagaggtcaaaggtcagagtaTGGTTCTGAAGGTGGTTCCTTCATCATGTCCTAGTACAGTGGAGCTCAGATTACTGTATAAACCGAAGCAGGACACAGTCTGGAGATCTGAAGCTGTGCTGAAGGATCAACACACAGTTACTCTGATTGATCTGAGAGAAGGAACTGTGTTTGAGATCAAGTGTGCAGCAGTGGGGAAACTTAACTACACCGTATACAGTGATGTGATCAGCGTCACCACAGAG AGAAAAAGCAAGAATACTGGAACAACAGGAATCAAAGCTGAAAAGATAGATAATCTATTTCACAGACTTCATCTTGGAGACAGGCACCACAATAAACTGAGAGCTGCTGATGTTCTTCAGATCACCAAACATTCATTACAATCTCAAGAGTCTTGTGCCGAAGAGAATCTGGTTCAGATTTTCGTACAAAAGCTACTGATGATGGACTACAGAGCAAGATACTTTAAAGCtaaagaaaacaatgaaaaagaccACACACAGCAACAAGACTATGACCCATCTAAAGATGAGGgtgatatttttattgaaatgtctTTGTCTAGCGATAGAAAAAGTCATTCTGAACGAATCCACCCGATGGATGTTCAGATGGCTGTGTTTCATTGTGCTGATGGTTTCCTGAAGCAGCTGATGGTCACTAAACTGTCCCAGTGTCAGTACGCTCTGCCTCTGCTTGTTCCTGATCCATTCACAAAACAGATTGAGTTTCCTCTCTGGACATTCAGACAAATCAGCAAGAGctggaagatgagaaacaacaaCAATGAGACCATCAGTAAATCCCAGCCGATCTACAAGGCACAAACTCCAATGGTGTTTTTCTTCAGGTTTGGCTCTGTGTCTTCATCCAAGTCTCAGCTGATGAACAGTCTGATCAATGAGAAACACAACACATTCTTCCACAGGAACTGTCCCGGCAGCAGCAGAACCAGAGTCCTGATGGATGGAGTGGTGGAGATCGCCTGGTTCTGCCCTTCTGGAACAAATGATGATAAATTCACTGACTGTGTTGCCTTCTGTAATCTAC GGGATGCAGGAGACCATGAGAAACAGTTGCAGATCCTCACTGAAATGGCCTCAGTAAATGTTGTTCTTCTACCACGACTGGACAGGAatgacagaaacatgaaacaactTGATGAACTCCATAAGGCCTCAAAGCCACTCATTTGTCTTTTTACTGAGGATGAAACTGCTGTAACTGTGTTGAAGGAAAAATATCGGATTGGTCTGAAAAACAGAAATCAGTCAGATGTTTCTGAAGAGCTCAGAAGAGCCATAAAGAATTGTCTCTCAGAATCATCTTCCACTTTCAGACTTTCAGACTTGTCCAAAAACTCAGACATCAGAGTcgatgaggaagaggatgatgactgcagaagaggaagagaagcagcacagcAGATGATGAGTTTACTGGAGAATAAAGATCTGACAGAaatcaaagaaacatttcttcctcATCAGGGGAAACTGGGGCATCAGTGGAGTCAGAAGAACAAAGAACTACATCGTCCTCAAAAAGATGAGATAGAAATGGACATCAGCAGAAAacaaacagatttgaagaaaatcCGTGAACAGCAGCATGCATCTGATATAAGTGAGTTTGTGAAGCTCTTCATTAAAGAAATGAACACAGGTGCTGaacatgaaattatattttttgttaaatggaTTGGAATCCTCCTGGATGAATATATCTCAGCTGACCTTTCTGCTCTACATCACAAGTATAATGAAAAGTGGTCAACAGTCTTAACAATGAATGATAGCAAAAATACAACTGTACAAATTGATCTGGAGCAAATATCTGAGGATCTTCAGACTGCAACCTTTGGTTTGGAGCACATCATTAGGGAGATTGGTCAGATCTATGAATCCTGTTCATCAGTGAAGAAGAACAAGAAAGACCTGCAGGTTCACTTCTCTTCTCTCCCGAGTTTTGCAGCAGAGATGATGATCTCTGGATTTCCTCTGGAGCTGATGGATGGAGATGCTGCTCATGTTCCTGTGATCTGGATCTCTGCTGTTCTAGATGAACTCGTCCAGAAACTGGGAGACCAGCGAGTCTTTGTGCTGTCAGTTTTAGGGGTTCAGAGCTCTGGGAAATCCACCATGCTGAATGCCATGTTTGGACTCCAGTTTGCCGTCAGTGCTGGAAGATGCACCAGAGGAGCTTTCATGCAGCTGGTCAGAGTCTCAGACGAGAtgaaaacacagatgaaaatTGACTACATTCTGGTGGTTGATACTGAGGGTCTTCGTGCTCTAGAATTGACTGGAAGATCAACAAGAGATCATGACAATGAATTGGCCACATTTGTTGTTGGAATTGGAAATCTGACCTTGATAAACATCTTTGGAGAAAACCCATCTGAGATGAAGGACATTCTTCAGATCGTTGTTCAGGCCTTCATGAGGATGAAGAAGGTCAGGCTCAAtcccagctgtgtgtttgtgcatcagaACGTTTCAGACGTCACAGCTGGAGAGAAAAACATGGAGGGAAGGAGACGACTGCAGGAGAAACTGGATGAAATGACAAAACTCACTGCTAAAGAGGAAGAATTTGATGCAGATTGTTTCAGTCATGTCACTAAATTTGATATACAAAATGATGTGAAGTATTTTGCTCATTTCTGGGAGGGCAGACCACCAATGGCACCACCGAACCCAAAGTACTGTGATAATATTCAAGAACTGAAGGAAACTATTGTGGattttgcctcaaaatcacaTGGAATGAGGCTGATAGACTTAAAAGTTCGTATTAAAGATCTCTGGGAGGCTTTACAGAAGGAACAATTTGTCTTCAGCTCCAGTTTCAATGCTTTGGAGATTGCAGCCTACAGGATATTGGAGCCTGAATACAGCAAGTGGTCCTGGAGTCTTTGCAGTGCCATGATGGAAACTGAGAACAATCTACACAACAAAATAGAAAATCAAGTAATTCATGAGGTTAAGGAAACTGATCTTAAAAGAGAACTGAAAAAGACAAATGAAGAAGTGAAAAAATCAATGTCTGAGTTCTTTGAGAAAGTCAGAGATAAAGATAAACTGATTCAGTGGAAAGCATCTTTTGACCTCAGAATTAAAGAACTTCAGGAAAACATTGTGAGAGAAACAAAGAGAAAATTAAATGGGATTCTTCAGCAGCGAGACCTGAAGAAGAAGATCGATGCCCAGAGGACACATTATGAAAATAGTCTCTATGAAAAGAGCAAAGAACTTGCCTTAAAATTTAAAGACAAAGCAAATAATGAGGAAAAACTGAAGAAAGAGTTTGATTCATTTTGGGAACAGAGACTGAATAAGATCCTCACAGAAATTCCTCCAATCAAAGACATTGACATAATGACAGATTTGAAACAAATCCTCACTGGCATCTACAAAAGTGCTCACCATTACAGTGAAAGATGTGATATTTTTACCGTGTTGACTTATTCTGAATATGTTCTTTTCAGAAAGTCCTCAAAAAGAGTTAAAGAAACACATGGATTTACTCAAATTCTGTCTCCAGCGGATGAAGCCCAGATCAGATCATTAGTCACAGATGTTGTTCAGCAGACAGACAAAATGATtcagtcatttaacatttcaaagATGGGCTACAACATCAGCTGCGTTCAAAAACTCACAGGTTACATCAAGACAAGAGTAACAGAACATCAGACAGTACAAATGAAATATGTGTTCAAGATCAATTTCTTCATGGATTTGGTTCTTTCGATCTGTAAGAGAGCAAACAAGAAGATCACTGACCAACACAGACTGTTCAGGGAAACCAATGATCCTGTAATGTATGTtgagaagaagagagaagaatACTATAGTATTTTCCAGAAATACTGTCAAGGAGCAACATCATCTGCCATTTTTGGTGAGTTTATCTGTCAGAAACTGAAAGAGCCCATTGAGCAGAGTGTCTACAAGAAGACTGCTAGAGATTTAGCAGATGAAATGAGATCAAACTGTGAATCTCTGAATGGAAGCAGAGCAAACTGGGAGAAAGACATCCTAAAGACACTGGCAGAAGAGGAGGACTTTGACAAATACATGAACTACATTCATAATCCCAGAGATCACTTCAAGAGTTTCATCAGAGATAAAGTCAGTCAGTACATCACTGGTCAGTTCAGTGACAGTGTTTTACCAAAGATGAAGGAGAACATTAAACTCCTGCAGAAGAAGATAATAAAAGCAGCTCATGAATCCACTAAACATGTTCAAGAGAAGAGAGGAAATGAATCTACTGAACATGTTCAAGTCAACAGTGGAGATGTTAGTTTGTGGTTAAAGAGTTTCACACAGCAACTCTCAGATGAGCTGATCTTCTCTGAAAAAGATCTCAGTGGAGTCAAACATGATGATGTTGATGTGAAACTTATAGAAGATGTGATGGAGAAATCACTCTCTGTTATGTCTGAAATCAGTGGGAACTTCAACACGAAAACATTTCCAGTTAAGCTGGACTTTAAATTCAGACCAGATGAGCTTCTGATTGATCACTTCTGTTGGTGCTGTTGGGCACAGTGTCCATTCTGCACCAACACTGTAGAAAACCATGACGGAGATGGAACTAAAGGGTGGCATTTCTCTCAATCTCAGTATCTCTGTGCTGTTATTTGCACCGAATTAGTGGCATGTGATCAGGATTTCTATGAACCAGATGGAACATTACCTTTGAGAGAACATAGAAGAGCAGGAGGAGTTTATGCAGACTGGAGCATCACCCCTGACCTCTCTGAACTGCCCTACTGGAAGTGGTTTCTGTACAGATTCCAGAAAGATCTggaaaaatactataataaaacatttgatggATATGGTAAGATCCCAGATGAATggaaaaaatattcaaaacaagATGCTATTGAGAGTTTGGGTCAGTGCATATAA